A window of Blastomonas sp. SL216 contains these coding sequences:
- a CDS encoding M20/M25/M40 family metallo-hydrolase, whose protein sequence is MLKHVLLVAAAAAALVSPLQAQPRIAVEADRLTETVRTLASDMFEGRAPGTRGEDRTLGYLIARFEALGLEPAGPDGQWLQKVPLLHTRLQTPRQLAFATPKGEAAARLSEDIYLSTIRPEDAARIADAPLVFVGYGVKAAERGWDDFKGADLKGKVAVFLINDPDFAAKPGEPAAGKFGDRTMTYYGRWTYKFEEAARQGAIAALIVHNAAGVGYGWNVVISPGGENYDIVRAPEKLTSLKLQGWLSADMSARLFAAAGLDLARMEVAARSPSFRPVELKGVTLNADIPVLPEVVTSHNVLARIPGSTRPDEVVMYGAHWDAYGEGKPDAQGRIYRAGANDDALGIAGMLEIARAMKAGPAPARSVVFGVWTAEERGLLGSEYYAANPVYPMERTVANLGLDILQTAGAANDVVLVGKGQNTLEDDMARVAATQGRTVTPESLPERGLFYRADHFSFAKRGVPVMLLMGIAGASNLKVGGSAAGQAWIDAYTGQCYHQACDQWGPDWNLDGAVQDIELIGVIGAELANSNRWPQWKAGSEFKAIRDKAGVPKE, encoded by the coding sequence ATGCTGAAACATGTCCTGCTTGTCGCTGCAGCCGCTGCTGCCCTTGTCTCTCCGCTCCAGGCTCAGCCGCGCATCGCGGTAGAGGCCGATCGGCTGACCGAGACCGTCCGAACGCTCGCCTCCGACATGTTCGAGGGGCGGGCGCCTGGCACGCGCGGCGAGGACAGGACGCTGGGCTATCTGATCGCGCGGTTCGAAGCGCTGGGGCTGGAGCCCGCCGGACCCGATGGCCAGTGGCTGCAGAAGGTGCCGCTGCTGCACACCCGGTTGCAGACGCCGCGCCAGCTTGCCTTCGCGACGCCCAAGGGCGAGGCTGCGGCCAGGCTGTCCGAGGATATCTACCTTTCGACCATCCGCCCCGAAGATGCCGCGCGCATCGCCGATGCGCCGCTGGTGTTCGTCGGCTATGGCGTGAAGGCCGCCGAGCGTGGCTGGGACGATTTCAAGGGCGCGGACCTCAAGGGCAAGGTCGCGGTGTTCCTGATCAACGATCCCGATTTCGCCGCCAAGCCGGGCGAACCTGCAGCAGGCAAGTTCGGTGACCGGACGATGACCTATTATGGCCGCTGGACCTACAAGTTCGAGGAAGCCGCGCGGCAGGGCGCGATCGCGGCGCTGATCGTCCACAATGCCGCAGGCGTCGGCTATGGCTGGAATGTCGTGATCAGCCCCGGCGGAGAGAATTACGACATCGTGCGTGCGCCTGAAAAGCTCACCAGCCTGAAGCTCCAGGGATGGCTCTCTGCCGACATGTCGGCGCGGCTTTTTGCGGCGGCAGGGCTGGATCTTGCCAGGATGGAGGTCGCAGCGCGGTCGCCGTCCTTCCGCCCGGTCGAACTGAAGGGCGTGACGCTGAACGCGGATATTCCCGTTCTGCCCGAGGTGGTGACCAGCCACAATGTGCTCGCCAGGATTCCCGGCAGCACCCGGCCCGACGAGGTCGTGATGTATGGTGCGCACTGGGATGCCTATGGCGAGGGCAAGCCCGATGCGCAGGGCCGCATCTATCGCGCCGGGGCGAATGACGATGCGCTGGGCATTGCCGGCATGCTGGAAATTGCGCGTGCGATGAAGGCGGGGCCGGCTCCGGCGCGCTCGGTGGTGTTCGGCGTGTGGACGGCAGAAGAACGCGGGCTGCTCGGCTCCGAATATTATGCCGCCAATCCGGTCTATCCGATGGAGCGGACCGTCGCCAATCTGGGGCTCGACATCCTGCAGACGGCAGGGGCGGCCAATGATGTCGTGCTGGTCGGCAAGGGGCAGAACACGCTGGAAGACGACATGGCCCGCGTCGCCGCCACCCAGGGGCGCACCGTGACGCCCGAGAGCCTGCCCGAACGCGGGCTGTTCTATCGCGCCGACCATTTCTCCTTCGCCAAGCGCGGGGTGCCGGTGATGCTGCTGATGGGCATTGCCGGTGCATCGAACTTGAAGGTCGGCGGCAGCGCCGCGGGTCAGGCGTGGATCGATGCCTATACCGGCCAGTGCTATCACCAGGCCTGCGACCAATGGGGCCCGGACTGGAACCTGGATGGCGCAGTGCAGGATATCGAGCTGATCGGCGTGATCGGGGCGGAGCTGGCGAATTCAAACCGCTGGCCGCAGTGGAAGGCCGGTTCGGAATTCAAGGCGATCCGCGACAAGGCGGGCGTCCCGAAGGAGTGA